The window AATAGCTCAATCTGGTCAGTTCCAAAACATGAGTTGACAAAAACATTAATCGGATTAGCTGGGGTGGGTTCGATTATTAAGAGTCCTCAACAAATCCCAACATATGCCAGGAAAATTAAGCTTTAGACAAAAGTTGAAGCTCTAATAAGTTGCTGATGAGCTCGCTTACAACCCTTAGGCATTCTACTTTAGCAGGGTCATCAACCAGGAAAGAAAGTGTTCAAGATCGAATATTTAGGTCAGTTACATTCGATCTATTTTTCATCTTCTGATGCAGTGAAAGACCATAACCCATTACTCCTGCAGCcattcttcaaatttattagcAATCATAAGTGTATGCTTATGTTCCTCCCCAGTTAAATTAGCCTATAAGTAATCGAAGATTGTTCAAAATTCTCTCTGAGAGACACCTTTTAAACGGTTCTGACTTGGAGGTGACCAAATGAAGTGGTGGGTATGTATTTGATCACTTCATAAATTTTTGGCACAGAACTTATGCAGGGGCTTCTGAGTAGCCAGATAGATTTTATGGTGTCATACTCGTTACTGAATGTACTTAACTTCAATTTCAGTggttaaacaaataaattaataagttaTATATAAGACCTTTGCTCCCATATCTGATATTGGGTACCTAATGACCAGGGGATCACAGGTCAGAAGCCCATTTTCgatgccaattttgaaatttcagtGCATATAATATATGATGCTTACAGCATTCTTAAGATATACAGACCAGAAAATTGCtttcaatatatataacattataTAGAAATGTGGCAACGAGAAGAAGAGACGGAAATTGTAATGAATAATCAGAACCCGAAATTGTGATTAATAATCGGTCATTCTTGACATATATTCTGACATGACCTTTGACTATACCATTGTGAGTGATCATTGTCTATAATTGTATTCCAACAAAAGGAGAAAAGAGTAcatatataaatcatattattcaGAGTCCAGTTTGTACATTTCACTGGAATTCAGCATAAGATTCTCAAGCCTTGTGTCCAAGACGATGATTGGAAATGGATGAGTATCCCCCCTTTTCAATTGCACCGGTAATGCCTTGTGCAGACTTGCCATGTAAACCTTCACCaatcttctcattctttctaATCTCTTCTTGAATATGCACATCATCCTCTTCGGTTAGTAACACAACTTGTTCTCCATGTGGGCCTGCTATAACTCCCTCCTTCACCTTCGAATGTTCATCCACATCTATTATTTCTGTTTCTTGAACCATCTTCTTTCCCTTCCCAATTGCACCAGTAATGCCTTTGGCAGCCTTACCATGCAAACCTTCACCAAGCTTCTCATTTTTTTGAATCTCTTCATGGATATGCTTATCATCTTCCATGCATAGTGCCAGAGCTTGTGCTCCATGTGGTCCTGCCAGCATCGCCTCCTTCACCTTCGAATGTTCATTCACATCTATTATTTCTGTTTCTTGAACCATCTTCTTTCCCTTCCCAATTGCACCAGTAATGCCTTTGGCAGCCTTACCATGCAAACCTTCACCAagcttctcattttttttaatctcttcaTGGATATGCTTATCATCTTCCATGCATAGTGCCAGAGCTTGTGCTCCATGTGGTCCTGCCAGCATCGCCTCCTTCACCTTCAAATGTTCATCGACATTTACCATTTCTGTTTCTTGAAccatattctttttctttccaattgCGCTAGTGATGCCTTGGGCAGACTTACCATGCAAATGACCTTGGCCAAACTTCTCGTTCTTTCTGATCTCTTCTTGGATATGCACATCATCATCCACAAACAGCACCACAGCCTGCTCTCCATGTGGGCCTGGGACAATGGCCTCTTTCACTGTCAAATGTTCGTCGACCTTTATGATATCTGTCTCCTgaaccatcttcttcttcctctttttgagGAAGCAACAGAGAGCAACTGAGAGGAATGCAAGGAAGAATAGACCACCCAATGAGACGAACACAATGATTATGACTGTGGGATGGCTGTCTGGTGATGGTGAAGGTGGTGGTGGGTTTATatgaggaggtggaggtggtggaCGTCTATGAggaggaggtggaggaggagAAAAAGGTGGGAAGTTGTAGTAATTGATCTGGGAAGAAGTCATTGAGGTGATATGGATAGTGGAAACTTTGAAGAAGATGGTTAGAATGGTTATGGTTGTGGTTGTGGAGAAGATGGGAGCATTGGAAGCCTATTTGTAGTGAGGTTCTGGTTCATTTTGTGAAGTAGAATTGTTTTGAAGTTACAGTGACTTGACTCTCATGTTAAGATTCGGAATAGGTTGTCATTGTTTGCATTGGAAAACACTACTAAAAAATCTTGCTTGTTTCCCTTCAGAGTCTTGTGTTCCATTCACAAGATACAGGATTTTGGGGAGACGTTAAAGAGAACTCTGTAAATACCGTATCTGCAACTCAGGCTTGGTAAGAATGTCAAAACAGTGGAAGAAGTATCTGttttgggtaaaaaaaaaaaaaaaaaaaatcagcaagaCCAATTGTTTGCATTGGAAAACACCCTAAGTAGTGTGTAGAAGGCCTGCTATTTTTTGGATCTATTTTCATCTTCCAAAGATTCATAGCCCAATCCTCACGTCTTTCCTCAAGGCATCTTTGTTCCTTAGAAAATTTGctataaactaaattttttaagaataataagtGTATATTGTTCCTTACAAGTTAAATTAACCCGTAACCAATATCAAATTGTTCAAATTTGTAACTAAGAGATGCCTTTTAAATGGCTCTAATTTAAAAGTGAACCAAATGCGTTGCcgtctataaaataaaaaataaataaaatttttgaaaagggAAGCTCTAAAAGCTTTGAAGATTCATTCTACGTTGATCTAatcatgttgaaaaaaaaaaaaaaaaaattgaatttataagaagtatttttttatatatataaataacactTTTATCATAATATGAAAAAGTGATTATGCTCTTGAAAATATGTCCCATAAgtacaaaaatgtttttaatattaataaattacaaaaaaggacattcatcacaaaaaaaataataataataaatatataaaattttattgcaaaaaaatttgtaaacatttatattgttaaaaaaaactcaaaaaattatttttaagattatgaaaatagaaataatgtagagtacataaaaaaaaattagaaattgatctCATTGAGCTTACTTTATGATAAACTTGTAATAATTTCCAATGTGATTGTATAAAatcatgaaattattttctaaatattagtTCTCTTGTTGTTGGTgagaaattttcataaaaaatttgaacaaagtaaaattaaaaaaataataataagaaacacTTTGACTATTTTaggaatatttgaaaatttttaaagtatttaaaaaaaaaaaaataccttccAATTGCTTCCCTATAAAACACTTCAAgcgtttttaaaaaattttaaaagtgtttttcaaaatattatcaaacacttatttttcacattaaaaacacttttcatataaaatataattaattttcataaaatacaatTACATTTCATGCTAAAAGTTATGACATTTTTCATGTAGCTTTTCATGAGAAAGTTCTCTTTGAAAgataatttcaatataaacctgtggacctcgcatttcgcTCGATGcatttccactcgatggcgcaacttgctttttatttatttgttgaaaatttgatttttagaaaaagacttggagtcgccacttattttaagtttttttttaacgggaaaacaaaataagaaaaaaaaaaccctaagtgtgactcctgaaggaaaaacaggtatgtgaaaaatcgagtctggtttttacctattaggaaggtacggtggtgagccgtaacacccctctaagcccatacacatacggtctctactaaacaaaatgaagtaattgtgacaattaattaattaattatggatatcaagaaaaataatcaatgtacaagtcatagtgaaaattaatatacaaaaaaaaaaaatgatgaaatctaattacaagaatatacaaaataaatgaagaggaattatgcaaaatgatttattgaactaaaaaaaatattaaaaaaaatagttttcaagaaatttcaaaggatttttgtaaagattgattttgaattagtgatttttatttatttatttacaaaagagaagtttcaatttattttcaattaatgatttgattcaatttcatttgtatttgattttcaaaaaaagttatcTGTActtattgtataaaaaaaaaaaacttattacaaaattttaatttggcaacgaaattattttacttgcttttacaaaaaaaaatgaatggttttttacaattttatttacaaaaaaaaaaaaaaaaaaaatcaatttgattttggattaaaaaagaaaaaacttcaaaattttatatttggttcAAAGTAATAATTGTACATTTTCActgttttatttaaaaggaaagaattttacttgatttttaccattaaaaaaatgtcaattcaattttatttaaaagtgtccgtttacaattttatttatgaataaaaataataataaagtcttttgcaaatttgatttaaaggagatgatttttcaaaattttagtttagaTAAGGGTATTTGTTTAACTTttagtaagaaaagaaaagaatttatatatatatatatatatatatatatatataagtttatctaaaaataaagacctttttctcaattttatttacaaaaaagaattcctttcaaaacaaattttaatagcttttttttgttttaatatttacaaaaaaaaatttattgacaaAAATCAACTTctatttgaattagaaaataattataaaaaaatactttacaaaaaaactctcaaatttattaaaaattttttttacaatttatttatttatttaaaaaaaaggttatctgcattttcattctaaaaaaattattttaaattaattataaaaaaagaaaagaaaagttcaaatctatttttaaaaacgtgatatcaaattaaaaaaaagatttatttaaaagaatatataaaaaaactcaatttatttaaaagggaaatttgattttattaaataaaaaaatatttttttttccttttcaattttattctaaaatatgtttcttttttcttatgtttttctaaaaaaaaaaccgtttttcaatttttgaagagtttcattttatttttattttttttttagaaaaggtttctgatatgattttaagaagatggttttttacatttattaacATAAAAAGAAGTCTTTCAAAAACCATATTATTAAacaaaacatttattaaaaaggaCTAACTATTTATTCTGAAAAGAATTTTCGTTCATTAAAATAagaagtaacaaaaaataaaataaaataaaatatttttcaaacaaaaacattatCTTATTATTGGATTATTCCCtcaacagaaaaataaaacataaataaatatactaCTTCTCAAAACAAAGGCTAATAGGGCATATTAAACAATGATAACAaataaatggaaacaaaaattaatcCATGAATAACAAATTAAACATACATATACCATAAAATCTAAACACTGGTAATAGATCCACATGTAGACAAGAAGAAAACCGAAATGAATATATACAACAAAACTTGGAGGACAAGGATGTAGGAGTAACCTTAGAAGTGCAGTCCCAATAACAGTAATGACCCTCTAAAAGCTTCCAAAATGAAgctaaaaaatacaaacaaacccTCAACCCTCTCacaaaaatcatcaaaaaatcAGAGAAGATTAGAAAAAGTCTTCCCTCTAGTCGTCTCTCCTCCCCCTTCTTGCTGCAAGTGATCTCTTTATCCCACATCCGGCTCCACCAATTTTCTGTCTGTGCCCATACCCTACTTCAACCACTTCTAACTGCTCCCAATCAACACTGCACATCCCTTCCCGCTCTCGACAACAACAAAAGGAAATGACACAATCATGTATTAGCAAAAAGGGCGAGGCCCAATACAATATTTGATAAATACACCGGCCCAAATCCAACTAATATAATAGGCCTAAATCAAACCAAATAGCAATCCAACAAGCCAAGGCCTAACACTagtaaatagaaaacaaaaatcaacccAAAATAAtcccaaataaatatattaaaggccCAATAGGAAATCCAATAACCCAAATCTAATTATCCAAAGCAAATACCCAAATCCCATAAACCGTTACTGTACGAATCAATGAAGAGAGAACTCATCTTTCTTTGAAGAACTCATGTAGGCGAATCAAACCGAAAAGGGTTCAACTTGACTTTGGTGGGGAAGGttgttttcttggaattttCTGAGGTGGCCGAGTAGCACAATCATGACTGTTAAGGCAACAATTGGCAGGTTTAGGATGATAGAGATGGTGAGTGATGTTGGGTaggaaagaagagagagagaggaagaaagaAGTGTGGCTGGAGGACATTGCCGATTGGAAGTGAAAGAGACTTGGAAAGGGATGGAGACAGTGGGTGTCACTGGTGGTTCGTGTGGAGGCTGACATTCCTAGCATCACTTCGGCGGCATTGTCAGAACATGACTATAGGGGCAACTAAGAGGATGGACCGAGTGCGGATACCTATGGGCAATGGCCGCAGCGCCGTGGAGCAATAAGGCGATGAACGATGGCTGGTCCAGAGCAGCCCCATGGAGAGATGAAGGCAGTATCTCAATGATGAGGAGTGCGGCGGTGTTGTAATGTGGAGATGGTGGTTCCGACGACATTGTAGCGATGCAGGTAGAGAAGATCACGTCGTCAGTGGCCGACAGTGGCAAAGGTGAACTGAGGGCAATGGTGGCTTTCCATGGAgatagagagaaaagaaaagaagaaaaaaaaaataaaagaaaaggaagagaacCGCAGGAAAAGATGTTTGGACGGAGAGAAAACGAGAGAAAATTGAGAGAAAtgtgagggaaaaaaatggTGTGGCGACTATCTTGGGTtgagatagagagagaaaatagaggCTTAGGGTTTTGTTTGAAATGGGTGATGTGGATTTGATGGAAAAAATGAAAGGCCAATATTGATTCTCCAACAAAACTTgggttaaaagttaaaaaagaaaatgcttaATAAATATTAACCAGAAATcctaaaacaagtaaaataaacaaaagtaaaaaataaaataaataaataaaataaaacaataaaataaaaataataataataaaaaaaggctAGGAcgaattttggggtctacaaatatgccccttttcggtagagttcacgagtgcaaGCGTATACACAAGCGAAACGAAGTGGGCTTTGCCAAAGAACAAGAAAGACCACCAAATTTGTCACACTATGACATGGGTCATCTTAAACCAAAGCAAGAACAAAAAGGCTCTAAAACCCTACAAAAATGGCAAGAATGAAAACTTCTAAGGTGCCTCTAAAGATACACTATGGGTCCAGACTCCCTTAGAAAAGTTTCCAAACGTGACTCGAAAATTGATGTCGAAGTCATGTAGCAGCTGAACCACCAAGGAGCACAGGAATAAATGTGTACAAATGAAGAAACCACACATCTACTATAAAAAAGTAGGATGGAATATGAAGCTGTGAGGACAAGGTGTGTAAAGACTAAAGTCACCCAAATCTAAAGGAAATGATGGGATGGGCCGTAATGACCAAAAACACCTAAAACCGAAGAAAGATGAGACACGATCACAATGACCGAAACAAAAAAAACTGAAGGAAAACAAGAATAAGATGCGGTCACCATAACCTAAAACAGATGGGACGCAGTCATAATAACTGAAATCacttaaaacataaaaaggacAAGACGCGAtcgcaatgaccgaaatcacttGAAACATACAAATGACGGGACGCAATCaccatgaccgaaatcacctgaaACATAAAAATGACAAGACGTGGTcgcaatgaccaaaatcacctgtAACATACAAATGATGGGACGCAGtcgcaatgaccgaaatcacctgaaACATAAAAAGAACGAGACGCGGtcgcaatgaccgaaatcacctgaaacataaaaatgatgGGACGCAATCgccatgaccaaaatcacctgaAACATAAAAAGGACGGGACGCGGTcgccatgaccgaaatcactTGTAACATATGGGACGCAGCcgcaatgaccgaaatcacctaaaatagaAGAGACGCGGTCgcaatgatcgaaatcacctgAAATAGATGGGACACGGTCGCAATGACCGAAATCCCTAAAATAGAAGGGACGCGGtcgcaatgaccgaaatcacctaaaacataaGAGACGCGGTCGCAATAACCGAAATCACCTTAAACATAAAAAGGGCAGGACGCGGTcgccatgaccgaaatcacctgaaACATATAAAGGACGAGATGCGCTCGacatgaccgaaatcacctgaaACATACAAATGACGAGACGCGGTCGCAATGACAAAAATCATCTAAAACAGAAGGGACGCGGTcacaatgaccgaaatcacctaaaacatatAAAGAACGGGACATGGTCgccatgaccaaaatcacctaaacAGACGGGACGCGGTTGCAATGACCGAAAACacttgaaacataaaaatgacGGGACACGGTCGCCTTGAGCGAAATCACCAAACTAAGGAAAAGACAAAGATGTGACCAATAGTACAGGTGCGATCTACGCTAAAAACTCAAACCGAACACAAGGTGAATGACCGATTAATATGGGTGTGGTTCCAAAAACTCGAactaaacacaaactgacagGAAAATGGTTGATCAATAAATATGCGACCttgactcaaactgaactgacatgatgGTGATCTGATCAAGTAGCCCAAAGCCAAAGGATAACCAGGATAACGATGCAAACAAACTCGACAGGAGgggatatgccctagtatgacaactcataagGATCGACCACTAGGTCAAAAGATAATAAAGCATGTGCAAGGTCTGATGATACtagggaaggagggtatgccccagtatgcaactcGCAAGGGTCAACAACTAAatcaaaaggtgaatgaaagtCTACTGAAAGGTCTGATGCTCTCAAAGAATGGGGTATGCCCCAGCGTGTGACGATGAACAAATTGAGATACAAAATGCTCCAAAACTATTGTGCTCTaaaatatgctcatccatcatgtaatgaaaaatgTCTAACCTCAAATAGGTAATTCCAAACAGGACCATGCATCGTGATATCATgctaacaaaacaaaactaactgatgaataaaaacaaatgatgaccagtgctcaaaatgcaaagaaaaagaaaatcaacactcaacatgccaactatcaaaatgaaagcatcatcactaataaatcaacaatctgacaagccctgccatcatggaagatgttgaacccaAAGTCCAAAATGCATGAAAGCACAACCAAAGAAATTAAGGGATGATCTACATCTTCTCCTAATTGAGATAGGGgtgtgaggtcatgtgtcatgGTGAGATGTGTGGGATAAAAGAAGGTAGTGATCAAGCTTTGGTAAGATAGAAGGCACAAAAGTGTCAAATGTGAAATGTCTGATTACGAAATGAAAGCTAGATAGGTATCtgagatcatccaagtatgccgagaagactaGACCCAAGGCatcaatagctccataatctATTGAAAGCAGCAGTCACAAACAAAAAGTCAAGTCTCGATGCCAAAACATCCAACTaagtggctatgccccagtatacaatgaggacaacatgaaataatccaatgatcTCCATATCACTCGTCAGATGCTCCAACGTCAAGAATCAATCtgatctccctccaaaagatggatatgccctagtgtaaagGATCCAATAGTGCggctatgctccaatgaaaaatactctCCATCTCGGCTATGCCTCAATATATCCGAGTCAACAACTACTGAGGGATCATGCCTAGTATacgtcaacaaatcaatcaatctcaACTCCCAttgccaaaaatgaaaatatctcaacataatccatatgaatcagaaaCCTCGTGCTACATGAATGTGAATGAAgtggctatgccctagtataaacCATCTTAAGCAACTATGctccaagataaatcaaagtccatcgTCAACTAGAGGGTTATGTCTCAACACGTGCAATCTCTGAAGCAACCGTGTCTCAAAATGAaccatcatctcaaaaatcaatcatCAATGAGTGGAATGTGTCTCAATGTAAAATATCAAGTGGGgtgactgtatctccaataGAAGTGCTCTCTGGAATGGTCGTGCCCCAGTATAGGGTCATCCTACTAAGAAACCGTCATCGATGCGCGGGGTATGTCCCAGTATAGATCATATCACCTCCAAAAATACATCACTGATAAaaagggtatgccctagtgtaaatcCATCGCCTCAACTCCTCATCTGTCATGCTCCAAGAAATAATCTCCAACCAATCTCAAGTATTGCCCATGTGTGAGCTGTCAAacactgattcatgcctaattggtgtctcagctgattcgtgtccagctggtgctccttgattgagggagtaatcaacaaaatttataacctattacaccatatactagggtagcaaagacaaagctactatagcatagtggctctaggatcgttcactgggatgggttttcacttcacaaatgatattaattcaaagttgaattggtgccttttcatttcaaggttagctttaaaagaaaacataaagatgtttgaatgaaaaaggtttggttttaaactaaccaaaaatagtaactgattttacttacaaagaaaagtgtttcttggagtttcagatcactaggctcagattcctcatacaaaaagggagttccggtcacttgtttcttttcctcgcattagagaattaacatatagttctttctccaaccggtgttgtacagatgtttcccattaatgggttcaaacactaaatccctctcactgatgcaccttgcaatggctcatacctctcacctagcatttgccattcaaggtgatctttaactttggattacccatcaaaagctcgcaagagataactaatggatgtcttcttggagtccaaaagcttaccaagtattggcaattctagaaaatcctaccttcaagtcacctcccaaaggctcgcaaggggtaaactagtgcatctccatggatagagatcacttgccttaccaagtgttggcccaggtgatttaaaggcgttttaagttaattaaaaagataaaaaccattaacgggtcacactttctcttcattaaaaactaaaacaacaaaacttccaatttatgcatgaggaagcttacccggctttcttcactccaagagacgaagagcctagcctctcatcctctgaggaaaaatcctcagagtttgattggctagaaagaaaaagaatgagaaaacaaaaatatatatgaaaagcagagcaagtgctctgtattttacttccttgcaaatttgtacaaaggatgctcgTCCTAACTACCTCCGTCCCTctagaacaagctcccgagagatatatatatatagaaaattacaaaacaaactatctgaggttattcaccccttttccaaacttaataactaaggaatgctataattggtgggttataaggagaaaatggggatttagacatcaaaaatctaatgaaaaatatctcacagtgtcggtcgcaaatatcgggaagcactaaggaccatttcacaggtgaaaaagaggtctgtgaaatttcgcagacaaacaagaagggctgcgaaatcacttcgcagcaaaaggctggttccgcagcgctgcgaagttggct is drawn from Vitis riparia cultivar Riparia Gloire de Montpellier isolate 1030 chromosome 18, EGFV_Vit.rip_1.0, whole genome shotgun sequence and contains these coding sequences:
- the LOC117906323 gene encoding uncharacterized protein LOC117906323 — its product is MTSSQINYYNFPPFSPPPPPPHRRPPPPPPHINPPPPSPSPDSHPTVIIIVFVSLGGLFFLAFLSVALCCFLKKRKKKMVQETDIIKVDEHLTVKEAIVPGPHGEQAVVLFVDDDVHIQEEIRKNEKFGQGHLHGKSAQGITSAIGKKKNMVQETEMVNVDEHLKVKEAMLAGPHGAQALALCMEDDKHIHEEIKKNEKLGEGLHGKAAKGITGAIGKGKKMVQETEIIDVNEHSKVKEAMLAGPHGAQALALCMEDDKHIHEEIQKNEKLGEGLHGKAAKGITGAIGKGKKMVQETEIIDVDEHSKVKEGVIAGPHGEQVVLLTEEDDVHIQEEIRKNEKIGEGLHGKSAQGITGAIEKGGYSSISNHRLGHKA